The Aedes albopictus strain Foshan chromosome 2, AalbF5, whole genome shotgun sequence region aggaaagagaaaaaagtgaataagttgaaacatcaattttgaGTCAATAACCAAGGATGCTttagatcacctggcaatcatttgactcatttatccataactcagttcagaagcataatattgaaatgagatgttcgacaaacttgtagataagtggttttcctacaattatcaccaaggacaccaTATCCTAAATCTCATATATGCGGCGTGAGagagctagtaccacctactcatactaaacgatcaaaaaacacttttacgccgtaaatataaaagttagaatatggcgtccttggtgataattgtaggaaaaacacttatctacaagtttaacgaacatctcatttcaatattaggcttctgaactgagttatagacaaatgagtcaaatgattgccagatgatcgaaaacatccttgtcaataacatgtttaaatcagtgataaaccagatgtcctaagaactgcaggtccaagcaggggtccaagagatatggcgggctaggtgtgtagagtgcgatgagaaaaatacgaatgtaggccagctcggaaagatgcaggtcagattaccgtaaatcagtggatgagttcaacactattctttcggtatttgcttttaggggagttttctcctcttctctcatgtgaacttgccttcgaccacaatcgaatcaaatgcgattgacaaactttatctttgacgtagagccatcttcaacatatggactggactgtacattgaaatgacttctaatataggttcgtctgcgggttcgctttttaacctaacttatatttgaatagaacttgacagttttcttatgagttgttatgtatttcaaactttagtcaaactggagcctcaatattgcaataacgatgaagcacgctgtaatgatacttatgtacctcgtcacccacttcatgcaactacattagtggtctaataacacttagcgcgctcggcattgttccatcatgccgcttaaagtgttgccacaaataatgcttagtttgcaaaacccggttatctggctggtggggcatgggagcctaagcttcaactgttaatgcaatcagagactactcagacttagacgtgggcgatcctatatagaattcccaaagcgcataataatacaacataacaaaagaaaaccattccaaaaccatttgattaaatgtataaccagtagttaaattacaattaaaaacaatttatttacggtacattttattgttcgaaaccattcatgtaccatacaatgtacggtatatttaaacccacgtatcagaatttagaacaattcattaacaataaaatgtatggttttgcaaaaatatatatatggagaaaaatatttttttatattgttacgatacttaacaacctgtataatatattgtaaaaatcttatttacaattcatggTATGGTTttttacattacatcttattgtttttgtatttttatttttacagtggtgtctattgtaaaaatatggttctaaatagtactgttacaatacaacgttcggtttttctactgtattttttattcgggtagatactgtgcgtacctgatcgtgtctcaaaaatcaagtcaatcggttcaaaattggctgagttatagcagcaagtgcccaaaatggtcccagaccctatgtacgTATACGTATTTCAGCCCATCGGATATGTACTGGCTCACCACACGCTTGGAAATCACTCACAGTGAAGCAGAGAGGTTTAGAATCAGTAACTTTGGTAATGGTCAATGGACCAATGTTCAACAAACATGAAGATGGCTAAAGATGCTGGCGCTACGGAGCAATCTCCGCTATTGCATATCGATGATACCACTGTAGCTCTGTTGTACGACAATCCGCACCTCATCAAAAATGCCCGAAATAATAACGCAGTAATTGACGGGAAGATCGCCAAATTCGATGATACAGTCATGACCCTACTAGAATCTACTAGTAgtttatcaatggatagttttcaacagtttttaggcattccaactagcgaatcgatttcgttggttgggtggaggttgtggctcaacgagcgggttccgactgtattctACATTGTGAtgcttctggcgaaccaactgcgattctgctcgttcgacatttgttttgcgTTGGTTAGTCGattcgggaaatcgtgaaccgttctctctttttgggttcgcgagcgcgtgagcaaagattgtgtgtgatgcgaaccaaaaaaacacgtcaagcgcatgatgttTTCCACCACTGGTGTATAATGCTTTCATTGCAGCTGTGTATAAGCTTTCTTTTTATGCAACGTTCACTGACTAGCTTTCTTTTGTTCACTGCTTCAATTCGCCTTGGAACGGAAGCAATAAGTAAACAAACCGTTTATCCCATGCACCACCCCAAAATGTGTAACCGCGACTGAAAAAATGTtgggaaaacatttttttttcaggagtcggATGATGCAATAGTTTACGGTTTAGCCTGGTGCTAGTTATTAAACAAGCTATTGTAATCTTTACAACGAGTGACATATATGAAATACCTAGTGAATACCCGAGGAAATACCATAGCATAAGAATCTATTGAGTGTTCATAGTTTTTTATTCAATGATTCGTTTACCAGTTACCAATGCGCCAAATTGCATTTGCATATTCTTATTTTAATAAGATAAATTGTATAGCATACTGTATCGCTTCAAGCAAGGCTTCAGCAAACATACCATCACATTTATCACTTATTGTTGACAATTCGTTGGACATTAATCCGCAGCACCTCAACATTAGAGCACGAAGTATAGACATCCAAGCAAGAATCAATTTTGCAACAATTTGCTGAAGCGATTTAAATTTATTAAACATAAAAAAACATACTGATTTTTTATCAATCTGAATCATTAATTATATTTATTATGAATGCTCCAAGGAAGTCAGTATAAGATAATAATTTATTTTCTATAGCCTTCATTCTCTGCGTTTAACTTTAGTTTTTATTTTACTAGGTTGCACTTTTGAAATGGTTTCTGCTCTGCAATCAAAATAGCAGATCAACTTATAGATCAGAACGATTCCTTTACATTTCCAATTGGAAtccaacctggaatcgaactgTAATACAATCCACTGAGTTATAATACTTTCAAATGTCGAAAGATGACCCATACATCTTCGCCACCGTTATTTTCATTTGTTGTAGTTCATTAATGCAAGCAATAATACTGTTGAAAGCTTTCTTATCTATCGCAGGTATAAAGCATTCAGCGAGAGTATAAACACCAGTTATTTATGAGCTTGCATCTCAAGTGATAAGGTGTGGAAAGAAtcttttctttctatttttattcgttGCCTCGCTACAGCCAGCACTAATCAGTCACAAAATAACGATGAAGCAGTTCACATTCAAGGGCTTGATGGCCCCGGTGTTTACAGCGTATCATAACGACAGGTATTTTTGTATTACATTTTAAATACAAGTTCATCACTGTCTCATTTTTTAGCGATAAGACCGTTAATTATGAAATCATTGATCCATATGCAAAGTATCTTAAACAGAAAAAAATTGAAGCGGTTCTCGTCAATGGCACCTCAGGTGAAGGAATGCTGATGAATGTCGAAGAACGAAAGCAAGTCACAGAGGCTTGGAAAAAAGCTTGCGATGATAATGGTATCGTGCTGATGGTACAAATAGGAGGAGCTCCGTATCCGGACGTGGTAGAGCTGGCAAAGCATGCTGAAAAGCTTGGAGTGGATGGAGTATTGTGTCTACCAGAGCTATATTTCAAACCTAAGTCTCCGGAAAAACTGAcagaatatttgaaaaatgtAGCTGCATATTGCCCCACAACTCCTTTTTTCTACTATCATATTCCGATGTTTACCGACGTTAGTGGTAAGTAAATATTAGAAATGAGAGAATGTCAGATTGTGAATTTTCCTAAATGTATTTTAACATTTTTAGTACATATGCCAACATTTCTTGATTTGGCTGAACAATCGATTCCAAACTTTCGTGGTATCAAATACACCAGTGGAGATTTAGATCAGGGATCTGCTTGCCTTAAACCAGAGAGGCACATTTTCCTAGGAGCAGATTCAATACTGTGTGGTGCGGTTGCCGCGGGATTTGATTGTTTTATAATGACATCTTTGAATATTTGTCCGGAGATTTCATACGAGATAATCGAAAATGTTAACAACGGACAGCTGAGCGTGGCTCGAGAAAAGCAAAAGGAATTAAATGCTAGAATATCCGATATTTTGAAATACGGTAAGTGGAAACTAGAAAACAGATTCTAGTCATGCctcattcgaatgagtgtaacatagggcggaattaaaaggtacgaaactgattacactcattcgaaaagggtattctgcttagagggttcgaaaagtcggtacaagatcatgccTCATTATTTATATCGTTTCAGGTGATTGGGTAACAGCGATGAAGAGAGCGTTCAATGAAAGTTGCCATCTCAATTTAGGGAAGACACGGGCACCACTTACGTTTGGATAACTATGACCATGTTCAATGCAATTTTCATCTGAATTTGACTAGGAACGTGAACCAATAAATGTCTCGACAACACCTTGTTTATGCAATAGTTTCAAATTATTTTCATATAAGTTGAATACCTATGCAATTGCTGCACGATAAAATATCCTACAACAAGtcaacattagtatgggacaaacattaaattctcgctccagtcgacttttttgattccatctaggtcccatatgaactgtgcaaaatttcagcgcaatcggtaaaactataatttagcgcaagcggttcaaagttttcataggatttactatgggaaaagtaccactttcagataaaaaaatcccagaagtcgccgtttgtctccttaattcaaatcgattaacgcttcttgtataaaaatcatttatgaaactttccttcgaagaccgcaaaacgattggaagtttgtggaaaaagttattaatttattaccgattagttatccaacgaacggctttttgttttgctttattagcagcactgtacctgccgccttggctgctgctgtttctgggggtggtgacgCCTCCCGCCAccacatgcaacaacggcagcagcagtgctgctgataaaacgaaacgaaaagcctttcgttggatcactaatcggtaataaatcaataactttttccacaagcaaccaatcgttttgcggtcttcgaaggaaagtttcatgaatgatttttctacaagaaatgttgatcgattttaattaaggagacaaggggtgacctctggaattttttgtttgaaagtaaagcttttcccatagtaaatcctatgaaaactttgaaccgcttgcgctaaattattgTTTCACCGATTgttctgaaattttgtacagttcatatgggacctaaatggcatctaaaaagtcgactggagcgaggatttaatttttccatacaagtgtGTCCCATACTAGTCAACATATCCACTGAAAAAAAACGGATTTTAAGAATATTTCGACATTGGAAAACTTTTGTTTCCTTCCTCGATTCTGCGCATTATTCCATGTTGGTTTTGACAATTTCGATTGATTAGCACCAAGCGttctaccgtctaccctcgttggtttgaccgcatctaatctgaacactttagtTTGACCCCcgttaatctgcacatcgttcaaactaaaaatggttcaaacgtcattccgctcatggaacggggtgaaacggaacgcagaatcaaaacaaaaaaagaaaaggGATTCCCATCACTGTGTATATCTATTTCTatacccacagggttactaggagttcaaattaaaaaataaaccccgttggtttgcatgaggtgtcgttcaaaccaacgggggtagacggtatttttATTTGTCCGGAAATGAGTAAAATTTACACTGTTTTCGTGTTTTATCTCCACTTTTTTTATTTTGGAAGCTTAGTTTTAGTAAAGAATTACACAATTATAAACAATGAAACTACTATAAAACACTACATTTCATTAATATTAACGGTGATTTTTATGTTTTGTATGTATAAAACTGTTTCAAATAAATAGGGCAACGTCCAATAATATGGGGAATTAtaacacagacaaatagacgtaactcttaaagaaaattcatcaaaaacttttgcccggtgtctttttcatgagcacctgccacctgttggtataaccgcgcgagacacggtcggccatgatggatttcgatttgacgtttgctaacacgcacactactacacaaatcgcctgtaattttcgtttgcatcattcagcaacgtgtacaatggaaaacgtcaaagcgatcgaacactagcgcctctggtggaaggatcgcgcacttcaaatgaaatttgaattgatcgttaaatgcatgtgccaatccgttttgaagagtgttacgtctgtttgtctgtgattataacATTAAAGCGGGAATCATATTCCGTTGCAGCGGtccaactctctctctctctctctctcttcttggcgtaacgtcctcattgggacaaagcctgcttctcagcttagtgttctatgagcacttccacagttattaactgagagcttcctctgccaatgaccattttgcatgcgtatatcgtgtggcaagcacgaagatactctatgcccaaggatgtcaaggaaatttcctttacgaaaagatcctggaccgaccgggaatcgaacccgtcaccctcagcatggtcaagctgaatacccgtgcgtttaccgcctcggctatatgggcccatatgcAGCGGTCCAACATAAATGGCAATTCTATTCGTTGGGCCCGTCGTTGGGTaaaacctaggggcaagacactgtgcaaacgagagtaactctgagaaattctgagtaactcttttcactaatgatcgacgaaatttgttgaaaaacacccctaaaactgcaagtaaggcgagatatcgggcaatattgttttgattttgcgatgaatcaggcaagcagaaacgggagcaatccggaggaattctgagcaactctgtgaaggaaaatgtactctccagcacagtgtcttgtccCAAGGGTAAAACTGTCCGCTCAGGAAATGTTTTATTGTAATGTAGAAGCAGTGGCTTAATTTTCCCAACAAAGAGGAGGAAAAAATGTGGAAGTAGCCTGTAAATAtcacaagtttacaaaaaaaaaacgaaagtcatgaacttctatcaacaaCCATCATTTTTGATGCATATTTATCATCGTCATTTATTGTGTTTGTTTTCATCGTACAACAGGGTCTAAATAAAATAGATTAATACTAGGTCTTAGGTGCTAATTAAAACTATGGGTTCTGCTCAAGCGTTGTCGGAAGATGTTAATTATgttctgatatcaagatcgtgcttcTAAATGTTTTAAGTAGAATAGTTTTAGAGTATTTCCTAAAAATCAAGCTCTACAGTTTTTAAAAACATGGAATATACCAAAATTCATATATTTTGGATTGCAGTcaacgaattttcaatctttttgcataaattagtgggattcgagatattggtgtTTATATAGGCCAAActccttaaatttgagcaaaattaaaaaaaaaacattttgtatatttttcaattaaaaaatcaaattatttttttttctcaatgtaCATTTGAAACATTGGATGTTAACCAGTTACAGTAAAAGTTTgagctcaatcggaacattgcacaatggtccacgaatcagatttacgaggaaagatccattcagcgccttcaaatgattttctagataaatatgGTCTtgtacaaagttgtccctaaaaataaggccctcttttcaatatacatgaaaattagggtggtccatatttttaaagaaattgggaaccaaactattttatttgcaacactttttatgtagctttaaaattgaccgatctagaggtatttttctgaattagcttagggtggttcaagaaaacccggttttGTGGCGTTAACTtttcattttcgatttttcatcaaagtcgcccaagaaacacttgtagagcatttgaagacgcgccgtttcgtgcgctgagatggtcgtcatctcttttggttcaaaagttacaggcatttttcttaaatattcatagttttttaaaaaggtgttctgacgggttggggcaaacataaaaaatatcttttgctcgcattcaaaaaaataaatgctgttataaaacatatcaaaaaattagaggggtgttagtTTTGTAACTCAAGCGAAAagtacttgaaaagtgcctattttttctagaaaatcatcaatatgttttgaacggaatgacgtagcaacattctcagcccccaaaaatgttttgaagctctaaaaatggttcttagacaactttgatgagaaatttgaaactaaAAAGATAAAGCGTATAAACtgttttgatcaaattttgagcatttttttcatagttttcatagggtgacgctagaacaaatcgttttattgctttatcttttttgtttcaaattt contains the following coding sequences:
- the LOC109409320 gene encoding N-acetylneuraminate lyase B; this translates as MKQFTFKGLMAPVFTAYHNDSDKTVNYEIIDPYAKYLKQKKIEAVLVNGTSGEGMLMNVEERKQVTEAWKKACDDNGIVLMVQIGGAPYPDVVELAKHAEKLGVDGVLCLPELYFKPKSPEKLTEYLKNVAAYCPTTPFFYYHIPMFTDVSVHMPTFLDLAEQSIPNFRGIKYTSGDLDQGSACLKPERHIFLGADSILCGAVAAGFDCFIMTSLNICPEISYEIIENVNNGQLSVAREKQKELNARISDILKYGDWVTAMKRAFNESCHLNLGKTRAPLTFG